From the genome of Aspergillus chevalieri M1 DNA, chromosome 8, nearly complete sequence, one region includes:
- a CDS encoding uncharacterized protein (COG:S;~EggNog:ENOG410PMWZ;~InterPro:IPR022698,IPR013087;~PFAM:PF12013), which translates to MDLFLYNDTHRLWICGPCGFAVRPAHLAAHLANRHPKHPSAATPALRRAACALMLKRPCWDPAREPDRPVPPPPAPGSPPVPGLPVHPGYRCPHPDCAYIVCNPESLLRHRTRIHADRRPRGRQPPASQVSPLPPYRTVSCQRFFPSGAGSGFFQVTPPAHTERARQAATMGEVEFIRRQVAGALAEDAAAAEAGAQRVPDPDAKAPTEISPWLELTRWPEFLHGHAFTAVAPLAAPPDPTAEPLLTVFSASVERLIEAAYQSIKTRRINEFDQIRINSFLQRPRVWDRPILIQLRPSTYRAYRQVWQRLICFAYRTSRPNAAVQLGHQLTTAQLAALDRMETAAAELLSLPSPPLCTPGPGAADHPPWTTGGGPWVVIQTPRGGDRDRDPEGDRRTERRHAAYEQLDHACLDLSIALLDHPLKGDLFESAVVAFLAVLGVDVEKQTFRDPYAFTSSLSGLIKMAQMLVAQRAVQMADHGQVEHPADALEAMRERFLLPGVAAPFNWLTRLRTFGKRIQNTTTSLGYIYWSDDQQTLSYKELHLTMAGLRGFVRTQVELAQLELEGLFLLHEEETREAVVPRLALVELADDPTNNRRGWNFLQDHRTRAALPTTGEQWLMDRVVATDWLRAEWVGVRPHDHQVMWHTTVVDAYLGQVDQFLERLLLLMHLTAGQPARATELLGIRHSNTVCGQHRNLFIEHGVVSLVTAYHKGYSMTGSTKIIHRYLPAEVSELVVYYLWLILPFARAVQALAHGTRQARSPFLWPRGPNLAAGAWDSGRLRGCSSVRPTYICRPSSM; encoded by the exons ATGGACCTCTTCCTCTACAACGACACCCATCGCCTGTGGATCTGTGGTCCCTGTGGATTCGCCGTGCGGCCCGCCCATCTCGCCGCCCACCTGGCCAACCGCCATCCCAAGCATCCCTCCGCGGCCACCCCGGCCCTCCGCCGGGCCGCCTGTGCCCTGATGCTCAAGCGGCCCTGCTGGGACCCCGCGCGGGAGCCTGACCGTCCGGTCCCGCCGCCCCCGGCCCCGGGGAGTCCACCGGTCCCGGGGCTCCCCGTCCACCCGGGCTATCGCTGCCCCCACCCCGACTGTGCCTACATCGTGTGCAATCCTGAGAGCCTCCTGCGGCACCGGACCCGGATCCATGCGGACCGTCGACCCCGGGGCCGACAGCCCCCGGCCAGCCAGGTGTCCCCGCTGCCCCCGTATCGGACCGTCAGCTGTCAGCGCTTCTTCCCATCCGGTGCCGGCAGCGGTTTCTTCCAGGTCACCCCACCCGCGCACACGGAGCGGGCCCGCCAGGCAGCCACCATGGGTGAGGTGGAGTTCATCCGGAGGCAGGTGGCCGGGGCCCTCGCCGAGgacgcggcggcggcggaggccggGGCCCAGCGGGTGCCGGACCCGGATGCCAAAGCGCCCACCGAGATATCCCCCTGGCTGGAGCTCACCCGGTGGCCCGAGTTCCTGCATGGGCATGCCTTCACAGCGGTGGCCCCGCTGGCTGCGCCACCAGATCCCACGGCTGAGCCCCTTCTGACAGTGTTCAGCGCCAGCGTCGAGCGGCTGATCGAGGCGGCCTACCAGTCCATCAAGACGCGGCGGATCAACGAGTTTGACCAG ATCCGAATCAACAGCTTCCTGCAACGGCCACGGGTGTGGGACCGGCCCATCCTGATCCAGCTCCGGCCCTCCACCTACCGGGCCTACCGGCAGGTCTGGCAGCGGCTGATCTGCTTCGCCTACCGCACCAGCCGCCCCAATGCAGCCGTGCAGCTCGGCCACCAGCTCACCACTGCACAGCTGGCGGCCctggaccggatggagacggCGGCAGCGGAGCTGCTGTCATTGCCCTCGCCACCACTCTGCACACCCGGGCCCGGGGCggcggatcatccaccatggaccacaGGAGGGGGCCCATGGGTCGTCATCCAGACGCCCCGTGGGGGGGATCGGGATCGGGACCCGGAGGGGGACCGGAGGACCGAGCGGCGCCATGCAGCATATGAGCAACTGGACCATGCCTGCCTGGACCTGTCCATCGCGCTGCTGGACCACCCACTGAAAGGGGATCTCTTTGAGAGTGCGGTGGTGGCCTTCCTGGcagtgttgggggtggatgtGGAGAAACAGACCTTCCGGGACCCCTACGCGTTCACCAGCTCCCTGTCCGGGCTGATCAAGATGGCCCAGATGCTGGTGGCGCAGCGCGCGGTGCAGATGGCGGACCATGGTCAGGTTGAGCACCCGGCAGATGCCCTGGAGGCCATGCGGGAGCGGTTCCTCCTCCCGGGGGTGGCTGCCCCCTTCAACTGGCTCACACGGCTGCGCACGTTTGGCAAGCGCATCcagaacaccaccaccagtctgGGATATATCTACTGGAGCGATGACCAGCAGACCCTGAGCTACAAGGAACTGCACCTGACCATGGCGGGCCTGCGGGGCTTCGTGCGCACCCAGGTGGAGCTGGCCcagctggagctggaggggctgttcctgctgcatgaggaggagacccgggaggcggtggtgccgCGCCTGGCCCTGGTGGAGCTGGCAGACGACCCGACCAACAACCGGCGTGGATGGAACTTCCTGCAGGACCACCGCACCCGTGCAGCGCTGCCCACCACAGGAGAGCAATGGCTGATGGACCGGGTGGTGGCCACCGACTGGCTGCGGGCTGAGTGGGTGGGGGTGCGGCCGCATGACCACCAGGTGATGTGGCACACCACCGTGGTGGATGCCTACCTGGGACAGGTGGACCAGTTCCTGGAGcggctgctcctgctgatgCACCTGACTGCTGGGCAGCCGGCGCGGGCcactgagctgctggggatCCGACACAGCAACACTGTGTGTGGCCAGCATCGCAATCTCTTCATCGAGCATGGGGTGGTCAGTCTGGTGACGGCATACCACAAGGGATACAGCATGACAGGGTCCaccaagatcatccatcgCTACCTCCCGGCGGAGGTCAGTGAGCTTGTGGTGTACTATCTATGGCTGATCCTGCCCTTTGCACGGGCAGTGCAGGCCCTGGCCCATGGCACCCGGCAGGCACGCTCCCCCTTCCTGTGGCCACGGGGCCCCAATCTGGCAGCGGGGGCATGGGACAGTGGCCGGCTGCGGGGGTGCTCCAGCGTGAGGCCCACATACATCTGCAGACCAAGCTCAATGTGA